From one uncultured Erythrobacter sp. genomic stretch:
- the kynU gene encoding kynureninase, producing the protein MTPESRAAEFDAADPLAGYRERFTLPEGVIYLDGNSLGALPKATPAALARLVESEWGEGLIRSWNSAGWFDMASRIGAKIAPLIGAAPHEVIACDSTSVNLFKLIAAALGMRPGRKVVLSEPGNFPTDLYMIAGLEAQGLATRRLAERDTLMQALDGDVALLMLTHAHYKTGALHDMAALTRAAHGAGALVLWDLSHSTGALPIDLNAVGADFAVGCGYKYLCGGPGAPAFAFVAQRHQVDLQQPLTGWFGHATPFAFTDDYAGAPGIDRLQCGTPPVLGLAALEVGVDLIAEIGVARLYGKSQALSEFFLESLMAHDVHLDLVSPPRSAERGSQLSFRHPEAYPICQALIARGVIGDFRAPDVLRLGFAPAYLSFADIAAAARHLAEVLATGEWQRPEFNQRSAVT; encoded by the coding sequence ATGACCCCCGAAAGCCGCGCCGCCGAGTTCGACGCTGCCGATCCGTTGGCGGGCTATCGCGAGCGGTTCACTCTGCCGGAGGGCGTGATCTATCTCGACGGCAACTCATTGGGAGCGCTGCCCAAGGCTACCCCGGCGGCACTGGCGCGGCTGGTGGAGAGCGAGTGGGGCGAGGGGCTGATCCGCTCGTGGAACAGCGCGGGCTGGTTCGACATGGCGAGCCGCATCGGCGCCAAAATCGCACCCCTGATCGGCGCCGCACCGCATGAAGTGATCGCCTGCGATTCGACCAGCGTGAACCTGTTCAAGCTGATCGCCGCCGCGTTGGGCATGAGGCCGGGCCGCAAGGTGGTTCTGTCCGAACCGGGCAACTTCCCGACCGATCTCTACATGATCGCCGGGCTGGAAGCGCAGGGCCTCGCCACTAGGCGGCTGGCCGAGCGGGACACGCTCATGCAGGCGCTGGACGGCGATGTGGCGCTGCTGATGCTCACCCACGCCCACTACAAGACCGGCGCGCTGCACGACATGGCGGCGCTTACCCGCGCCGCGCATGGGGCAGGCGCGTTGGTGCTGTGGGACTTGTCGCATTCGACCGGAGCACTGCCGATTGATCTGAACGCCGTCGGCGCGGATTTCGCTGTGGGTTGCGGCTACAAATACCTGTGCGGCGGGCCGGGCGCGCCCGCCTTCGCCTTCGTCGCCCAGCGGCATCAGGTAGACTTGCAACAGCCGCTGACCGGTTGGTTCGGCCATGCCACGCCCTTCGCCTTTACCGACGATTACGCAGGCGCACCGGGCATCGACCGGCTGCAATGTGGCACGCCGCCGGTGCTGGGGCTGGCGGCGCTTGAGGTAGGGGTCGATCTGATCGCGGAGATCGGTGTGGCGCGGCTCTACGGCAAATCGCAGGCGCTGTCGGAGTTCTTCCTCGAAAGCCTGATGGCGCATGACGTGCACCTTGACCTCGTCAGCCCGCCCCGCAGCGCCGAGCGTGGCAGCCAACTCTCGTTCCGCCATCCCGAGGCCTACCCCATCTGTCAGGCGCTGATCGCACGCGGCGTGATCGGCGATTTCCGCGCGCCTGATGTGCTGCGACTGGGCTTTGCACCCGCCTACCTGAGCTTCGCCGACATCGCCGCCGCCGCGCGCCATCTGGCCGAGGTGCTGGCAACCGGCGAGTGGCAGCGCCCGGAATTCAACCAGCGTAGCGCGGTGACATGA
- a CDS encoding limonene-1,2-epoxide hydrolase family protein — MTPQQTVEAFIGHWNACDIDAMLALCAEDIIYHNIPMEPVHGTAAMREMVAGFLADIASCDWQTHAIAANGNTVLTERTDAFNFKDGRRAAVRVMGTFEIDANGHITAWRDYFDMAEFVREFAAG, encoded by the coding sequence ATGACGCCCCAGCAAACCGTCGAGGCCTTCATCGGCCATTGGAACGCCTGCGACATCGACGCGATGCTCGCGCTGTGTGCGGAGGATATCATCTACCACAATATCCCGATGGAACCGGTCCACGGCACCGCAGCGATGCGCGAAATGGTCGCCGGATTTCTGGCCGATATCGCGTCGTGCGACTGGCAGACCCACGCCATCGCGGCAAACGGCAACACCGTCCTGACCGAGCGCACGGACGCGTTCAACTTCAAGGACGGCCGCCGCGCCGCAGTCCGGGTGATGGGCACTTTCGAGATCGACGCAAACGGCCACATCACCGCGTGGCGCGACTATTTCGACATGGCTGAATTTGTACGCGAATTTGCCGCCGGATGA
- a CDS encoding ThuA domain-containing protein, producing the protein MAEQPATRIDAHFIAAGKYHDIDFPRIEILKLLAEHPHIRTTVACDYSGLERLDKCRFLITYTCDLMPTPEQAAQIKAWMEKGGKWMALHGTNSILVFTAEGLVDAPDDRPDVMEMLGTQFVAHPPIGKFPVEVVNKDHELTKGIENFEVVDELYLSKTTATIETLMQTTFEGEATGFTHSQWPSTTVPILYTRDIGEGQIVYNALGHCRGHYDLPGMADFYPHKEMCAWNYDVYYDLLRRTILWAMRDGA; encoded by the coding sequence ATGGCCGAACAACCCGCCACCCGGATCGACGCGCATTTCATCGCCGCGGGCAAGTATCACGATATCGACTTCCCGCGGATCGAGATCCTCAAGCTGCTGGCCGAACACCCGCATATCCGCACTACGGTGGCCTGCGACTATTCGGGGCTCGAACGGCTCGACAAGTGCCGCTTCCTCATCACCTATACCTGCGATCTGATGCCAACGCCTGAACAGGCCGCGCAGATCAAGGCGTGGATGGAAAAGGGCGGCAAGTGGATGGCGCTTCACGGCACCAACTCGATCCTGGTCTTCACCGCCGAAGGTCTGGTCGATGCGCCCGATGATCGCCCGGACGTGATGGAGATGCTCGGCACGCAGTTCGTCGCGCACCCACCAATCGGCAAATTCCCGGTTGAGGTCGTGAACAAGGATCACGAGCTGACCAAAGGGATCGAAAATTTTGAAGTGGTGGACGAGCTGTACCTGTCCAAAACCACTGCGACCATCGAAACCCTGATGCAGACCACCTTCGAAGGCGAGGCGACCGGCTTCACGCACAGCCAATGGCCGTCCACCACCGTACCTATCCTTTATACGAGGGATATCGGCGAAGGGCAGATCGTTTACAACGCACTGGGCCACTGCCGCGGGCATTATGACCTGCCCGGCATGGCCGATTTCTACCCGCATAAGGAAATGTGCGCGTGGAATTATGATGTCTATTATGATTTGCTGCGGCGTACGATACTTTGGGCAATGCGCGACGGGGCCTAA
- a CDS encoding tryptophan 2,3-dioxygenase family protein: MSADVTYASYLDLGRILAAQHPASDAHDELLFIIVHQASELWLKLCLHELTAARECIEADNLRPAFKMLARVARAQQQLIQSWDVLSTMTPHDYSAIRPHLGASSGFQSAQYRMMEFMLGGRDGKHVRLHKSNADWAERLEAEQGRASLYDAAIRLLARRGFAIDAGALERDPAGPYTPNASVEAAWAEIYRDPQPHWDLYELAEKLVDLEYHFQRWRFGHLKTVERIIGFKRGTGGTPGVPYLEGVLKQAFFPELLTVRTAI, translated from the coding sequence ATGAGCGCTGACGTTACCTATGCGAGCTACCTCGACCTTGGCCGCATCCTCGCCGCCCAGCACCCTGCGTCCGATGCGCATGACGAGCTGTTGTTCATCATCGTCCATCAGGCAAGCGAGCTGTGGCTCAAGCTGTGCCTCCACGAACTGACCGCCGCGCGCGAGTGTATCGAGGCGGATAATCTGCGTCCCGCTTTCAAGATGCTGGCGCGAGTCGCGCGGGCGCAGCAGCAATTGATCCAGAGCTGGGACGTGCTTAGCACCATGACTCCGCATGATTACTCCGCAATCCGCCCGCATCTGGGCGCATCGAGCGGGTTCCAGTCGGCACAGTACCGGATGATGGAATTCATGCTCGGCGGGCGCGATGGCAAGCACGTGCGGCTCCACAAGAGCAACGCCGACTGGGCTGAGCGGCTGGAGGCGGAGCAGGGGCGGGCGAGCCTTTATGACGCGGCGATCCGCCTGCTGGCGCGGCGCGGGTTCGCGATTGATGCAGGCGCTCTGGAGCGTGATCCGGCGGGGCCCTATACCCCCAACGCCAGTGTCGAGGCAGCGTGGGCGGAGATCTACCGCGATCCGCAGCCGCACTGGGATCTGTATGAACTCGCCGAAAAGCTGGTCGATCTGGAATACCATTTCCAACGCTGGCGCTTCGGGCATCTGAAAACGGTCGAGCGCATCATCGGCTTCAAGCGCGGCACCGGCGGCACGCCGGGCGTGCCCTATCTCGAAGGCGTGCTGAAGCAGGCCTTCTTCCCCGAATTGCTCACCGTTAGGACGGCGATATGA
- a CDS encoding acyl-CoA dehydrogenase family protein yields the protein MNFDLSEEQQMFVTSVERFAAPIDVEARRKLRLSPTGYDRARWQQLAEMGLIALAAGEDAGGMGGSAVDLALVAEAIGKANAPDPLLEHGILPALLLERGGATEALEGVLAGETIATLAWTERGQRYSLKAKGMKADGAEDSFTLTGEKTMVMGALIADLFIVTADMGGETACFLVPKGAPGLEVRAYRLADGSIAGELKLTRTPAAAKLALDAEGLAAVAAEMRLYAAAEMVGLGQRLLDDTLTYVKEREQFGVAIGSFQALQHRLVDCYAREEQARSMLLRAALTDRADAAKWQRAAAGAKAFIGENVDAIAREAVQMHGGMGITDELAIGHALKRVLVLARLFGDIDTVLAEYALAA from the coding sequence ATGAATTTCGACCTTTCCGAAGAACAGCAGATGTTCGTGACCTCGGTCGAGCGGTTCGCCGCGCCGATCGATGTGGAAGCCCGGCGCAAGCTGCGGCTCTCGCCCACCGGTTATGACCGTGCGCGCTGGCAGCAATTGGCCGAAATGGGCCTCATCGCGCTCGCCGCGGGCGAGGATGCGGGCGGCATGGGCGGCTCGGCGGTGGATCTGGCGTTGGTGGCGGAAGCCATCGGCAAGGCCAATGCGCCCGATCCGCTGCTCGAACACGGCATTCTGCCGGCGCTGCTGCTGGAACGCGGCGGCGCGACCGAGGCGCTGGAAGGCGTGCTGGCGGGAGAGACGATCGCCACCCTCGCCTGGACCGAGCGCGGCCAGCGCTACAGCCTCAAGGCCAAGGGCATGAAGGCCGATGGCGCTGAGGATAGCTTCACCCTCACCGGCGAAAAGACGATGGTGATGGGCGCGCTGATCGCCGACCTGTTTATCGTCACCGCCGACATGGGCGGAGAGACGGCCTGTTTCCTCGTGCCGAAGGGCGCGCCGGGGCTGGAAGTGCGCGCCTATCGCCTTGCCGATGGCAGCATAGCGGGCGAGTTGAAACTGACCCGCACCCCTGCCGCTGCCAAGCTGGCGCTGGATGCCGAGGGGCTTGCTGCCGTCGCTGCCGAAATGCGGCTTTATGCTGCCGCCGAGATGGTCGGGCTGGGCCAGCGCTTGCTCGATGACACGCTGACTTACGTGAAGGAGCGCGAGCAGTTCGGCGTTGCCATCGGCAGTTTTCAGGCGCTCCAGCACCGGCTGGTCGATTGCTATGCGCGCGAAGAACAGGCCCGGTCGATGCTGCTGCGCGCGGCGCTGACTGACCGCGCCGATGCCGCCAAGTGGCAGCGCGCCGCCGCCGGGGCCAAGGCCTTCATCGGCGAAAACGTCGACGCGATTGCGCGGGAAGCGGTGCAAATGCACGGCGGGATGGGGATCACGGACGAACTGGCAATCGGCCATGCTTTGAAGCGCGTGCTGGTGCTCGCCCGGTTGTTCGGTGACATTGACACCGTGCTCGCCGAATATGCTTTGGCAGCCTGA
- a CDS encoding acyl-CoA dehydrogenase family protein, translated as MDMDFSPEDIAFREEVRAFLNDNLPARLRDGARRTPGVFVEPDIGMEWHRILFRQGWVAPHWPKEDGGTGWSPTQKFIFEKECALAGAPSLAILGLRLVGPVICEFGTPEQKARFLPGILSGDDYWCQGYSEPGSGSDLASLKTAARLDGDEYVINGSKIWTTHAHHADWIFALVRTDATVKKQAGISFLLVPMDQPGVSVTPIHSMSGDHEVNAVFFTDARTPAENRIGEEGQGWSIAKFLLENERGGSCYAPRLLQSIERLENLAQTQPSGVNGALAHDPRFRDRLARVRLEAEALEITELRILAELAKGRAPGPQTSLVKLLGSNIGQQVDVLRLELLGPDALQLPLERPLYGNEAPEPVGSEYAQTAMGRYLNNRAATIFGGSDEVQKNIIAKTVLGL; from the coding sequence ATGGATATGGACTTCTCCCCCGAGGACATCGCCTTCCGCGAAGAGGTGCGTGCGTTTCTCAATGACAACCTGCCCGCACGGCTGCGCGACGGGGCACGCCGCACGCCGGGGGTGTTCGTCGAGCCCGATATCGGGATGGAATGGCACCGCATCCTGTTCCGCCAGGGCTGGGTCGCTCCGCACTGGCCCAAGGAAGACGGCGGCACCGGCTGGAGCCCGACGCAGAAGTTCATCTTCGAAAAGGAATGCGCGCTGGCGGGCGCGCCGTCGCTGGCGATCCTCGGCCTGCGCCTCGTCGGCCCGGTGATCTGCGAATTCGGCACGCCCGAACAAAAGGCCCGCTTCCTCCCCGGCATCCTGTCGGGCGATGATTACTGGTGTCAGGGCTATTCGGAGCCGGGCAGCGGCTCAGACCTTGCGAGCCTCAAGACCGCGGCGCGGCTCGATGGCGATGAGTATGTCATCAACGGCTCCAAGATCTGGACGACTCACGCCCATCATGCCGACTGGATTTTCGCGCTGGTGCGCACTGATGCGACCGTGAAGAAGCAGGCCGGGATCAGCTTCCTGCTCGTGCCGATGGACCAGCCGGGGGTGTCGGTCACGCCGATCCACTCGATGTCCGGCGATCACGAAGTGAACGCAGTGTTCTTCACCGATGCCCGCACGCCTGCGGAAAACCGCATCGGCGAAGAAGGCCAAGGCTGGAGTATCGCCAAGTTCCTGCTGGAGAACGAACGCGGCGGATCGTGCTATGCCCCGCGCTTGCTGCAATCGATCGAGCGGCTGGAAAATCTCGCGCAAACCCAGCCTTCGGGGGTCAATGGCGCGCTGGCGCATGATCCGCGCTTCCGCGACCGGCTGGCCCGCGTCCGGCTGGAGGCCGAGGCGCTGGAGATCACCGAACTGCGCATCCTCGCCGAACTCGCCAAGGGCCGCGCGCCGGGGCCCCAGACGTCACTGGTGAAGCTGCTCGGCTCGAACATCGGCCAGCAGGTCGATGTGCTGCGTTTGGAGCTGCTCGGGCCGGACGCGCTGCAATTGCCCTTGGAGCGCCCACTCTATGGCAATGAGGCGCCCGAACCGGTCGGCAGCGAATATGCCCAGACCGCGATGGGCCGCTACCTCAACAACCGCGCCGCGACGATCTTCGGCGGCTCGGACGAGGTGCAGAAGAACATCATCGCCAAGACCGTGCTGGGGCTTTGA
- a CDS encoding thiolase family protein, producing MSENVYIIGAGIHPFGRTDGRSGREQGVHAVREALSDAGLEWPDIECAYGGSAAAGNADIMVNELGLTSLPFTNVANGCATGGSALAASQQAIASGMYDLALAVGFDKHPRGAFNAKPADYGLPEWYGQTGMMLTTQFFALKIQRYMQLHGISRTTLGRVAEKAFRNGTLTPHAWRRSPVDLETILNAPMINDPLTKYMFCSPAEGAVALILASEKKMKELGADGVKIRAVSVKTRPPNSFEVFQAGISIEEGGKPTVLASKAAFEKAGVGPEDISVAQLQDTESGAEIMHMAENGFCKDGDQEEWLANGWSEIGGKLPVNTDGGCLACGEPVGASGLRQIYENVTQLRQRGGERQVPGKPRFGYSHVYGAPGLSGVAILERE from the coding sequence ATGAGCGAGAACGTCTATATCATCGGCGCAGGCATCCACCCCTTCGGGCGCACAGACGGCCGGTCAGGCCGCGAACAGGGGGTCCATGCGGTGCGCGAGGCGCTCAGCGATGCCGGGCTGGAATGGCCCGATATCGAATGCGCTTATGGTGGCAGCGCGGCGGCGGGCAATGCCGATATCATGGTCAACGAGCTGGGACTGACCAGCCTGCCCTTCACCAATGTCGCCAATGGTTGCGCGACCGGCGGCAGTGCGCTCGCCGCATCGCAGCAAGCGATTGCGAGCGGGATGTATGACCTCGCGCTGGCGGTTGGCTTTGACAAGCACCCGCGCGGGGCCTTCAACGCCAAGCCTGCCGATTACGGCCTGCCCGAATGGTACGGCCAGACCGGCATGATGCTGACCACGCAGTTCTTCGCGCTCAAGATCCAGCGCTATATGCAATTGCACGGCATCAGCCGCACGACGCTGGGCCGGGTCGCGGAAAAGGCATTTCGCAATGGCACCCTGACGCCCCACGCATGGCGGCGCAGCCCGGTCGATCTGGAGACCATCCTCAACGCGCCGATGATCAATGATCCGCTGACCAAATATATGTTCTGCTCGCCCGCAGAAGGCGCGGTGGCGCTGATCCTCGCCAGCGAGAAGAAGATGAAGGAACTGGGCGCCGACGGAGTGAAAATCCGCGCGGTCTCGGTCAAAACCCGCCCGCCCAACTCCTTCGAGGTGTTCCAGGCCGGCATCAGTATTGAGGAAGGCGGCAAGCCCACCGTCCTCGCGTCGAAAGCCGCGTTCGAGAAAGCCGGGGTCGGGCCGGAGGACATCTCGGTCGCCCAGCTTCAGGACACCGAAAGCGGCGCAGAGATCATGCACATGGCCGAAAACGGCTTCTGCAAGGATGGCGATCAGGAAGAATGGCTCGCCAATGGCTGGTCGGAGATTGGCGGCAAGCTGCCGGTCAACACCGATGGCGGCTGCCTTGCTTGCGGCGAGCCCGTGGGGGCTTCGGGTCTCCGGCAGATTTACGAAAACGTCACCCAGCTGCGCCAGCGCGGCGGCGAACGGCAGGTGCCCGGAAAACCGCGGTTCGGCTATAGCCATGTCTACGGCGCGCCGGGGCTTTCGGGCGTCGCCATTCTGGAACGCGAATGA
- a CDS encoding OB-fold domain-containing protein produces the protein MGQKIDPNLWSDGLEPHLIGGRRPSGEVVFPMPVGDAAKDVEPYKLSRRGKLWSWTSQGFLPKEPYEGPGSGPGEGPPDFQPFLLGYVELPGEVIVESRIVDARLEDLHLGMELEFCIVPFNMTHDTFAFRPVAAIESKAA, from the coding sequence ATGGGACAGAAGATCGACCCGAACCTGTGGAGCGACGGGCTGGAACCGCACCTGATCGGCGGCAGGCGGCCGTCTGGCGAAGTGGTGTTCCCGATGCCGGTCGGCGATGCAGCGAAGGACGTCGAGCCCTACAAGCTGTCACGCCGGGGCAAGCTGTGGTCGTGGACTTCGCAGGGCTTCCTGCCCAAGGAGCCCTATGAAGGCCCCGGCAGCGGCCCCGGCGAAGGCCCGCCCGATTTTCAGCCGTTCCTGCTCGGCTATGTCGAACTGCCCGGTGAGGTGATCGTCGAAAGCCGCATCGTCGATGCGCGGCTCGAAGACCTGCATCTCGGCATGGAGCTGGAATTCTGCATCGTGCCGTTCAACATGACACACGACACCTTCGCCTTCCGCCCGGTCGCCGCAATCGAGAGTAAAGCCGCATGA
- a CDS encoding cytochrome P450 — MNKPQGNVFAPETLIDPFDHYRAMHEAGVAIELLEGMNTYVVYSYDLCSEATTKPEIFSNDFTALMGREADEDIQAILAEGWPDLPTLLTADHPVHTRNRKLVNLAFSAPRVNAIEADMRQKSIDLIEAFADRGECEFVEEFGVPLPVAMIAGQIGLDDDPKRVKRWSDAAVDRFSQMVDHDRKLECARSLVEFQHYMKGLIDDRRANGGNDLLTDLVEARIEGETPLIDPEIMSLMQQFMVAGNETTTSTLAGGLLQLIRNPDQMAKAKAAAGGRDPKVIGNLVEEALRYETPTAGMWRIVKQDTELGGMAIPAGSVVQLRYAAANRDPKRFPDPDRFDIERTNARTHLSFGKGPHMCVGNMLSRKEMLVAFDELLERLDNFAVADENEIRILPNILLRGVTHLPITFTRKA; from the coding sequence ATGAACAAGCCACAAGGCAACGTGTTTGCGCCTGAAACGCTGATCGATCCGTTCGACCATTACCGCGCCATGCACGAGGCCGGGGTTGCGATCGAACTTCTCGAAGGCATGAATACCTACGTCGTCTACAGCTACGACCTGTGCAGCGAGGCGACCACCAAGCCGGAAATCTTCTCAAACGATTTCACCGCGCTGATGGGGCGCGAGGCGGATGAGGATATTCAGGCCATTCTGGCAGAGGGCTGGCCTGACCTGCCGACCCTGCTGACCGCCGATCATCCCGTCCACACCCGCAACCGCAAGCTGGTGAACCTCGCCTTTTCCGCCCCGCGTGTGAACGCGATCGAGGCCGATATGCGGCAGAAATCGATCGACCTGATCGAGGCCTTTGCCGACCGGGGGGAATGCGAATTCGTCGAGGAATTCGGCGTGCCCTTGCCGGTAGCGATGATCGCCGGACAAATCGGGCTTGATGACGATCCCAAGCGGGTCAAGCGTTGGTCGGACGCCGCGGTCGACCGTTTCAGCCAGATGGTCGATCACGACCGCAAGCTCGAATGCGCGCGCAGCCTCGTCGAATTCCAGCACTACATGAAGGGCCTGATCGACGACCGCCGCGCCAATGGCGGCAACGATCTGCTGACCGATCTGGTCGAAGCACGGATCGAGGGGGAAACCCCGCTGATTGACCCCGAAATCATGTCGCTGATGCAGCAGTTCATGGTGGCGGGGAACGAGACCACCACCTCGACGCTGGCAGGCGGATTGCTCCAGCTGATCCGCAACCCTGACCAGATGGCCAAGGCCAAGGCGGCAGCCGGCGGGCGCGATCCCAAGGTGATCGGCAACCTCGTCGAAGAAGCGCTGCGCTACGAAACACCGACGGCGGGAATGTGGCGCATCGTCAAGCAGGACACCGAGCTTGGCGGCATGGCGATCCCGGCGGGCAGCGTGGTGCAGCTGCGCTATGCCGCGGCCAACCGCGATCCCAAGCGCTTCCCCGATCCCGACCGCTTCGACATCGAACGCACCAATGCCCGCACGCACCTCAGCTTCGGCAAGGGGCCGCATATGTGCGTGGGCAACATGCTCTCCCGCAAGGAGATGCTGGTTGCTTTCGACGAGCTGCTCGAACGGCTCGATAACTTCGCGGTGGCGGACGAAAATGAAATCCGCATCCTGCCCAACATCCTGCTGCGCGGGGTGACCCACCTGCCGATTACGTTCACGCGGAAAGCCTGA
- a CDS encoding SDR family oxidoreductase, producing MSRMRGKVALISGGAEGIGAAVARLIIAEGGSVMLGDVQLEKAQDLAAELGERAAACLLDVRDLHQWEAAVSATRGQFGKLTVLCNIAGISEPGNVPDGDLDVWHRTIDINLHGPFYGMRAAIPAMEASGEPCAIVNIGSMIALRPAAFVAAYSASKTGLRGLTQSVALDLAARGLPIRANMVHPGAIRTPMYNRYKFSGADTPENIETNFAATHPMNRIGEPEEVARAVVFLASDDASFTTGCDFTVDGGGSIRS from the coding sequence ATGAGCCGCATGCGGGGCAAGGTCGCGCTGATCTCAGGCGGCGCGGAGGGGATCGGGGCTGCGGTCGCACGGCTGATTATCGCCGAGGGCGGCAGCGTGATGCTGGGCGATGTGCAGCTGGAAAAGGCGCAAGACTTGGCCGCTGAACTGGGCGAGCGTGCGGCGGCCTGCCTGCTCGATGTGCGTGACTTGCACCAATGGGAAGCTGCCGTTTCCGCCACGCGCGGCCAGTTCGGCAAGCTCACAGTCCTGTGCAACATTGCGGGCATCTCCGAACCCGGCAACGTGCCCGATGGCGATCTCGACGTGTGGCACCGCACCATCGACATTAACCTCCACGGCCCGTTCTACGGAATGCGCGCTGCGATCCCGGCGATGGAAGCCAGCGGTGAGCCTTGCGCCATCGTCAATATCGGCTCGATGATCGCACTGCGCCCGGCAGCCTTCGTTGCCGCTTACTCAGCGTCGAAGACCGGCCTGCGCGGTCTCACCCAATCGGTCGCGCTTGATCTGGCCGCGCGGGGCCTGCCGATCCGCGCCAACATGGTCCACCCCGGCGCGATCCGCACGCCGATGTATAATCGCTACAAGTTCTCCGGCGCCGACACGCCCGAGAACATCGAAACCAATTTTGCCGCCACCCACCCGATGAACCGTATTGGCGAGCCGGAGGAAGTCGCCCGCGCGGTCGTCTTCCTCGCCAGCGATGATGCGAGTTTCACCACGGGCTGCGATTTCACCGTGGATGGCGGCGGGAGCATCAGGAGCTAA
- a CDS encoding SDR family oxidoreductase, whose product MDASKLMFRDGLMAGERVLVTGGGTGLGREMAEAFLKLGATVYICGRRQNKLDETAAELTALHGGKIVGMACDIRDADAIHAMVDAIWADGGALTGVVNNAAGNFISRTEDLSVNGFNAIADIVMRGTFYVTLDIGKRLIAEKKKASFLSILTTWVWSGSAFVVPSAMSKTAINAMTQSLATEWGRYGLRFNAIAPGLFPTKGMSARLSPGGQGGNSKNDLNPMGRAGEMHELANLAVFLMGQGAEYVNGQTIAIDGAGFQANGGTFYPMLHALGDAEWDQMRAMIKGTNEKDKAERAV is encoded by the coding sequence ATGGACGCTTCAAAACTGATGTTCCGCGACGGGTTGATGGCGGGCGAGCGCGTTCTCGTCACCGGCGGCGGCACGGGCCTTGGGCGCGAAATGGCGGAAGCCTTCCTGAAATTGGGCGCGACCGTTTACATTTGCGGTCGCCGCCAGAACAAGCTGGATGAGACAGCCGCCGAGTTGACCGCCCTCCATGGCGGCAAGATCGTCGGCATGGCCTGCGACATCCGCGATGCCGATGCGATCCACGCGATGGTCGATGCGATCTGGGCCGATGGCGGGGCTTTGACGGGGGTTGTCAACAACGCGGCAGGCAACTTCATCAGCCGCACCGAGGATCTGTCGGTCAACGGCTTCAACGCCATCGCCGACATCGTGATGCGCGGGACGTTCTATGTCACGCTCGACATCGGCAAACGGCTGATCGCGGAGAAGAAGAAGGCCAGCTTCCTCTCGATCCTCACCACCTGGGTGTGGTCCGGCAGCGCCTTCGTGGTGCCATCCGCCATGTCCAAGACCGCGATCAACGCCATGACCCAGAGCCTTGCGACCGAATGGGGCCGCTATGGGCTGCGCTTCAACGCCATCGCCCCCGGCCTCTTCCCCACCAAAGGCATGAGCGCACGCCTGTCGCCCGGCGGGCAGGGCGGCAATTCGAAGAACGACCTTAACCCGATGGGCCGCGCGGGCGAGATGCACGAACTCGCCAACCTCGCCGTGTTCCTGATGGGGCAAGGCGCGGAATATGTGAACGGCCAGACGATCGCCATCGACGGCGCGGGCTTCCAGGCCAATGGCGGCACCTTCTACCCGATGCTCCACGCGCTGGGCGATGCCGAATGGGATCAGATGCGCGCCATGATCAAGGGGACGAACGAGAAGGACAAAGCCGAACGCGCTGTTTGA